From Spirochaetota bacterium:
GTAAGCGGATCTCTTATTATATGGATTATTAACTTTATAGATTGATTTATGTGGAGCGCAATTAACACAGTATAAGAGGAATAATATTATTATATATTTTTTTTTCACTTCCCTGTGTAATTCAATAAGCATTATTATATTTCCAGAAAATAATCCTTTTATTTATAATACATATCTCAAATCTTACTAATTAATATGCAATGGCCATTCATCAAAAAAACTGATTATGCGGATTTGTAATAAATTATAACATTATAAATATTTTTGTAAAGAATTATCCCAATCTTGTTATCGGAAGTCAATCCTTAATTATTTAGAATATTTATGACAAATGTTCTCCTGTAGTTGTAATGGTCAACTTACCATGCCTTACATTTTTAACCGAAATCAAGTGATCAGCAATATCTTTAACAATTTTGGCCTTGCCCTTAATTAGCAATACTTCAAGACAGTTATGTTTATCAAGATGAACATGAAGTGTAGATACAATATTTTGATAGCAATTATGCTGAATATCATTAAGTCTATCTGATAATTCTCTCACCTCATGACTATAAATGAGGACAAGTATTCCCATAATTTCTTTCTCAGGATCTGATATTTCGTCCTTTATTAGCATCTCTCGAATCAGGTCTCTAATAGCTTCGGATCTGTTGACATACCCCTTTTCAGTTATAAGGTTATCAAAATGTTGAAGCATTTTTTCATCAATTGAAACACCAAATCGTATTATATTATTCATCAGAGAAATCCTCCTGTTATTATGAGGTGTTTTATACATTTAAATACTATAAGGATATGAGTCAATTTATTAATACATTTAAATCTATAAAATGGTTTCATAATCCTATGATACAAAAGACTCATTCTGTACTTATACATCTCAAAGATTGAAAAACCATTTTATCCCCTATTTTGACCTGATAAAGACTCACATTTAATATCATTATTTTTCAAAGGTCGACAATTATATTAGTTGCATTATAGAAGATACTTATATAGACTTTCTATTACTGAACAGAAAATTGTATTCCCACTTTACAGAAGGCGACAACAATTTATTGAAGATTCACATTAAATTTTAGCAATAATTCATTTAATTATTCCAAAATTCTGATGCCGTAATTTTTCATTGGTTATGAAAAAGCGAGGATTTATAAATTCGAGGGATATTGTCCCCCTATTAATTTTAATAATGCTATTTGTATCTATTGACTTAGGCAATGCACAGAGCATCTCAGAATACTGGAGCGAAGATTTTCGGCCAAACCTTATTAATATACGAAATCCGAATGGTAAGTTTTATGCATACATAGTTTTATTGTTTAATGAAAATCCGCACTTTATAAATTTAATCCAGGAAGATAGTATTCCTTTAGAGATGATCCAAAAGGAATTGTTTTTAGTCAATCAATACAAAAATTATTTAAGAAGAATAAAAAATAAAAAACTACAAATAATGGCTGAGAAGATGCTTGATATATATAAACATCCCCAAAAATATGATGACAAAACCTTGAAATCGATACAGATATATCTTGAAGGATACAATGTAATTTTACAATTCTCTAAAGTCGGAGTCTCGAAAAAAGAAAGGATTGTTTTAGATTACTGTATATATGGGAATAAAGAGCCAATTAATATAATTCACCCCCTCTTTAATATTAAGGAAAAGATATATAATATTCAGCCTTTCATATATTATGATGAGTTTAACACCAGTAATTCAACATTTTATTTTGATATGATCTATATAAACCCTGAGGAGGTACAGAATGATTATACTATTGCCAAGATGGTCTTGGCTGGGGAACAGGTAGATTCTATGTTTTTTGTAGGTTCACGTATAACAGAAGATATTAAACATTGTATAAAAAATGCATTTGTAAAATCAATATCCATAAAAAGTGATATTTTGAAGATGTTTGAAATTCACGAACTTACCCATAAAATATTAAATAATCATTATAATTATTTCGATCAAGTAACTGGCGAAGAACTCGCCCTCTTGAGTACAATATACCCCAATCCCTTCTTAGGTCTTTCTGTGTTGTATAGTTATATGGACTATAATGCGATAAATCCCCATAAAATAGCTGCTTTGAATTTTATCAGGTTTTTAGCAGAGAGGACAGGTAAATCAGAGTTTATAGATAACCCATCATTAGTAAAATATATGGATATTCCAACAATTAAAAAATTATCAAAAGAGCAGTTTAACTCAATTATAAAAAATTTGAGATAGGGTTTGATATTACCAAAAACTCGTTATACGCGATGGTATATTGGAGAAAGAAAGATAGAAAAAGAGTATTTTTTCCTGCTGCATCTGAATCACCAGCATAATAAATCCTCTTATATTCTAGAAATTAATTATATCGTCTAGTTATGATTAAGATATGAATTCTAATATGAATCAATGAAAACAATTGCTATAGAGCATTTTAATGTTTCCTACAGTAAAACAATTTCATTAGCCCTTGATAAGATTAAGGCTAATGAAATCCTATCTTTACATGACTTAATTCTAATTAAACCTAACCTTGTTCAAGCGACTGCTCCACCAGTCACCACACCAGTTGAGTGTTGTGAGGCAATTATTAATTATATCCGAGGATGCTCTAGCTCAGATATTATCATTGCTGAGGGATGCGG
This genomic window contains:
- the nikR gene encoding nickel-responsive transcriptional regulator NikR, which translates into the protein MNNIIRFGVSIDEKMLQHFDNLITEKGYVNRSEAIRDLIREMLIKDEISDPEKEIMGILVLIYSHEVRELSDRLNDIQHNCYQNIVSTLHVHLDKHNCLEVLLIKGKAKIVKDIADHLISVKNVRHGKLTITTTGEHLS